The genomic region TCCACGAAGGCTTGCCGGTAAGGGAAGTTGCCAAGGCCCAGGGCGTCAGCCCCAGAACCGCCTACAAGTGGCTCAGGCGCTACCGGGAAGAGGGCGAAGCCGGCCTTTTCGACCGCAGTTCAAAGCCACGGCGAAGCCCCAGGCGCACCCCTGAGAAGGTCCGGGAACAGGTTGTTCGGCTTCGTCGGCAACGCTGGCCCTACCACGCCATCGCTGAGTGGCTTGGAATCTCCAAGAGCACGGTGGGGAGGATCCTGAAGGACGAGGGACTGAACCGCCTTTCTGTTTTGGAACCCAAGCCCCTGCCCAAGCGCTTCGAGGTAAAGGCTCCCGGCGTGCTCCTGCACCTGGACACCAAGAAGCT from Oceanithermus desulfurans harbors:
- a CDS encoding helix-turn-helix domain-containing protein, whose product is MTHHKNARLTYQARRILVSRIIHEGLPVREVAKAQGVSPRTAYKWLRRYREEGEAGLFDRSSKPRRSPRRTPEKVREQVVRLRRQRWPYHAIAEWLGISKSTVGRILKDEGLNRLSVLEPKPLPKRFEVKAPGVLLHLDTKKL